A window of Micrococcus endophyticus contains these coding sequences:
- a CDS encoding ABC transporter permease has protein sequence MSQNPPQTPASEPVQPPGGAPAPAAGVTGADAPPAPERGSQESVLREILSGNAMVTALAIVLSLVISAVLIIVTSPDVIDAAGYFFARPMDTLSAAWTVVSDAYLALFRGSIVNYRADSFADMIRPLTETLTVATPLIITSLGVAIAFRTGLFNIGGQGQFLIGAAFATVGGVYLDLPLGVHLLLVIVMGALGGLLWGAVVGLLKAYTGAHEVILTIMLNYVALHLVSYLLNTPFLRRAGTNNPISEQFPDSAAFPALLGDGFRLHWGFVMALVLTFLAWWMLERSTLGFRLRAVGANPAAARTAGISVKGGYVAAMAIAGALAGLGGVAHISGTEKVLTSGIAGQFGFDAITVALLGRSHPVGVLFAGLLFGALRAGGVTMQTQTGVPIDIVLVVQSFIVLLIAAPPLVRAIFRLPAPGSVRARANADVVTQPVLAGAAVPGAAAEAVPAETGSATTSKGEGR, from the coding sequence GTGAGCCAGAACCCTCCCCAGACCCCGGCCAGTGAGCCCGTCCAGCCGCCCGGCGGCGCCCCGGCGCCGGCCGCCGGCGTGACCGGCGCCGACGCGCCTCCCGCGCCCGAGCGCGGCTCCCAGGAGTCCGTGCTCCGCGAGATCCTCTCGGGCAACGCCATGGTCACCGCCCTGGCGATCGTCCTGTCCCTCGTGATCTCCGCGGTGCTGATCATCGTGACCAGCCCGGACGTGATCGACGCCGCGGGCTACTTCTTCGCCCGGCCCATGGACACGCTCTCCGCGGCGTGGACGGTCGTCTCGGACGCCTACCTGGCCCTGTTCCGCGGCTCGATCGTGAACTACCGGGCGGACTCGTTCGCGGACATGATCCGCCCCCTCACCGAGACCCTGACGGTGGCCACGCCGCTGATCATCACCTCGCTGGGCGTGGCGATCGCCTTCCGCACCGGCCTGTTCAACATCGGCGGCCAGGGCCAGTTCCTGATCGGCGCCGCGTTCGCCACGGTGGGCGGCGTCTACCTCGACCTGCCGCTCGGCGTGCACCTGCTGCTCGTGATCGTCATGGGCGCGCTCGGCGGCCTGCTGTGGGGCGCCGTGGTCGGCCTGCTGAAGGCCTACACCGGCGCGCACGAGGTGATCCTCACGATCATGCTCAACTACGTGGCGCTCCACCTGGTCTCCTACCTGCTGAACACCCCGTTCCTGCGCCGCGCGGGCACGAACAACCCGATCTCCGAGCAGTTCCCCGACTCGGCCGCCTTCCCGGCCCTGCTCGGCGACGGGTTCCGCCTCCACTGGGGCTTCGTCATGGCGCTGGTGCTGACCTTCCTGGCGTGGTGGATGCTCGAGCGCTCCACCCTCGGCTTCCGGCTGCGCGCCGTGGGCGCCAACCCGGCGGCTGCCCGCACCGCCGGCATCAGCGTCAAGGGCGGCTACGTGGCCGCGATGGCGATCGCCGGCGCCCTGGCCGGCCTCGGCGGCGTGGCCCACATCTCCGGCACGGAGAAGGTGCTGACCTCCGGCATCGCCGGCCAGTTCGGCTTCGACGCGATCACCGTGGCCCTGCTGGGCCGCTCCCACCCGGTGGGGGTGCTCTTCGCGGGCCTGCTCTTCGGCGCCCTGCGTGCCGGCGGCGTCACCATGCAGACCCAGACCGGCGTGCCGATCGACATCGTGCTCGTGGTCCAGTCCTTCATCGTGCTGCTCATCGCCGCACCGCCGCTGGTCCGGGCGATCTTCCGCCTGCCCGCGCCCGGCAGCGTCCGCGCCCGCGCGAACGCGGACGTCGTCACCCAGCCGGTGCTGGCCGGCGCCGCCGTCCCGGGCGCGGCCGCCGAAGCCGTCCCGGCCGAGACCGGATCCGCGACCACCTCGAAGGGGGAGGGCCGATGA